A window of Bacteroidota bacterium genomic DNA:
ACGGATTGCCATTGATATTTCCCCCAACCGGACCTGTGGTGCCGGTGACGTCGGAGGTTGCTGCAGGTGCCATGGTCGATAGGGAAACCGGATCAAGGTAGGGAACCTGTAGCCAACTTGTGGGAGTGGCGGAAATACCAATGGTACCATTGAGGGAGCCATTGACAAATGCCTGAGCCGAACCCACATGGTGCCAAGCCAACAATAAACAGAATACTATCCAACGATAACGTTTCATGGGGTGCGCAATTGATTCAACATCGAATATACTTTAAGATCAAGACATTCCCAAAACGGAACAACGATGGAATTCGCAACAGTTTGATGCGGGGTCGCAGCTAAAAATCCTTAGAATCACAAAAAAACACCTGCTTGAGGGCAAATCTCTGCCAAACCGCTAGGCTTTATGCGGACGACATGTTATATTCGGCTATCACTTAATCGTCTAGAGTATCCATGGAAAATTCGCATAAAAGCCAAGAAAGGCAGACTTCGCAGTTGAAGGCACAGCCCGAGCAGGAAGGGAAAGGCAAATCGCTGTCGCCGCCACCTTTTCAGCTCAAGGCTGATGGCAATCCGGCCCAAATGAAGCAGAATGGCGCTGGAGATGTCACACAGCAAATGTCCCTCGGGGAAGTGGTTTCAGGAGTTGGAAGCTGGATCAGCAACCTGCTCAATCCGCAGTCGGCAGAAAGCGAATCGGCAGAAAGCGAAAACATGTGCATGCTTCCCGAAGCTGAAGGTGGCGTTTCCGAATTGCAGCAAGCGCAAGTTTCTGAACTGACCACTGCCGAACCGGAGGCGGAGCCTGAACAAACCCGTGAAGAGCAGATTTCCGAACTCCTGCAAGCGCATTACGACGGCTTTGCTTCGATCAGCGTCAACGTGCCCAATCCGGTACCGACAGACGAGCAGCCGACATTGGCTTGCGAGGTTCGTCCACCTTATATGATCAATTCGGGTGACCGCATCACCAATGCACAAACGGCACGTGCTGCCAACCGCCGTGTCAATACTTTGATCAACACCTATCCGTGGGGATTCCGTCACGGCAAGGCTACTGCATCCCAGATTCAGACATTTTTGCAGGCTGCGATCGATCAAGGCTTGACGACCAACAATACAAGTGTGGGTTTGCGCGACTTCCTGAGCCTTTATGGTATCGGCGTGGATTGCTCGGGAATGACCTCCCAAGGATACAACATGTTGCTGACCGAGCTCGGGTTAACCGATGAGGCCCAATTTGTTGTCAACGACACGGGATCAGGAAGTTTCCGCGACGCACATGAGCGGTTCACGGCCGTTACAGCACCGAGTGACTTGAGGCCCGGCGACGCACTTTATCTGGACAATCCGAGGGGGATCGACCACGTGCGTTTGGTACAAAATGTGACCGTTAACGGCGCGAACATTGACTTTGTGACCATCGAAAGCGCGGGTGGTGCCACCAATGGTCCACGCCAACATCATTGGCGCTTCACGGATGCGACCGACTTTGGCAGCCTCCAAGTTTCGAGTGATGGCGGCGCGACCTATACCGACAGCACTGAAAACCAAGAATTTGCCCGACTGGATGGCCTTTATCCTGCAGAAGCGGAATCGGCGGAGACGGAAACCACGGAATAGTTCAGAGTTCCAATGGTCATGCTGAGCGAAGCATCTTCGGTTCTAGTAGTAATGGCCATTTATTCTCGCTGTTCCGAGATGTGGAGAGTTGAGAGTGGAGAGTTGAGAGTTGCCAATCCGCATTTCTGGACTTTCTGGGAGAACAGAAGAATCATTGGATAGCACGGCTTTCAGGATTCCATCATGATTTCGGCAAGTTTGGGGACGATCCTCCAGGCTTGCCGAAATTTTTGTTTCCGGTCGCGGTGGTCTTCCTGGCGAATCTTTGCCGATGATCCCCACCCTAATATTCGTTGATAAAAATATTTTTCATACCCACTACCACAATTCCAAAACCCGCCTTAATCTTGCGTAGCTCGTCCCGATAACCTGCGGGGTGCATTGGCCTGCCACACGGAGCAAAACAACCTTTTGGCCAATCTTTCATCTTCTTAAAACATTATTCAGTATGAAACCTGTAGACAGTGAATTGTTTGCCATTACATTCAGCACCGGCCTCGACAACAATCAGTACCTTTTCAGCGAATCCGGCAGCAGCGGCTACTATTACATCGAAGCAAAAGCCCGCGAATTCAGCGCAAGCGGCAAGGCACGTACACCTCTGAACCTCAGCATTGTGATTGACAAAAGCGGTTCGATGAGCGGGGCAAAACTTGACCATGCCAAGCTCGCAGCCAAGTATGTCGTCGATCAACTCAGCGCCGACGACTACGTCTCCATCGTGGAATATGACGACCGCATCAACGTCGTCTCGACTTCCAACCGCGTGGCCGACAAGCAATTGCTGCGCAAGCGCATCGACGGCATCGAAGCCGGCAACACCACCAACCTCGGCGGAGGCATGCTCGAAGGCTGCAAGCAAGTCAAAAGCACCTATCAGCCGGGCTACGTAAACCGCGTGCTGCTGCTTTCCGACGGACTCGCCAATGAAGGCATCACAAGCGTCGAGGAATTGCAACGCCTCGCCAAGGCACAAAACCTCGAACACGGCATCAGCATTTCGACATTTGGCTTGGGCCTCGATTACAACGAGAACCTCATGACCAATCTCGCTGAATACGGCAGCGGCAATTATTACTTCATCGAGAACCCCGAGCAGATTTCGGCGATTTTCCAGAAGGAATTGAACGGATTGCTCAATGTTGTGGCCCAAAATGTCGTTTTGACCGTGGATTTGCCTGCGAATGTCAGCTTGGAAAAGGTCTTCGGCTACAAATTTGAGGAGTCGGGCAACCGTGTGCTGATCCATTTTCGCGATGTCTTCTCAACGGAAACCAAGGCAGTTTTGCTGAAGTTTAGGATCAAGGGAAATTCGCCGGAACTGGTCTTTAAGGCAACGCTGAGTTTCAACGATGCCACGTTGACCGACAAACCGGGCCGGACTTTGGAAGCCAGTGACATTCTGACGCTTGCAACTTCGGTGGAAGCATTTGGCCAATCTTTTTCGGCGCGAATCAAGGCACAAGTGGTTTTGTTTGAGTCGAATGAGAAACTTGAAGAAGCCATGCAGGAAGTCGACAACGGCAATTACGAAGTTGCGCGTGCAAAGGTGCGCGAAAATGCCGCCTACCTGGAAAGCCACAAAGAACTCGTCGCAGAAAGCGCCGAATTGAGAGTGCAAATGGCTTCGAATGCGGGCTACAGCAGCAAAATCGAAGACGTCGAGCAAATGCAAGAATCCGAAAAGCGGCAAATGCAAAAAGGTTCAAAAATGGCGAATTACGACTCCCGCAAGAAGAAGTAATTTATCCAGAAACGCATCCGAGCGTCCGCAGGCAATGGGAATTGAGAAATTTCCATGCGTCTGCGGACGTCTGCATTTTTAGGCATACCGTGCATGATCAGCTGCTTCTTATC
This region includes:
- a CDS encoding VWA domain-containing protein — protein: MKPVDSELFAITFSTGLDNNQYLFSESGSSGYYYIEAKAREFSASGKARTPLNLSIVIDKSGSMSGAKLDHAKLAAKYVVDQLSADDYVSIVEYDDRINVVSTSNRVADKQLLRKRIDGIEAGNTTNLGGGMLEGCKQVKSTYQPGYVNRVLLLSDGLANEGITSVEELQRLAKAQNLEHGISISTFGLGLDYNENLMTNLAEYGSGNYYFIENPEQISAIFQKELNGLLNVVAQNVVLTVDLPANVSLEKVFGYKFEESGNRVLIHFRDVFSTETKAVLLKFRIKGNSPELVFKATLSFNDATLTDKPGRTLEASDILTLATSVEAFGQSFSARIKAQVVLFESNEKLEEAMQEVDNGNYEVARAKVRENAAYLESHKELVAESAELRVQMASNAGYSSKIEDVEQMQESEKRQMQKGSKMANYDSRKKK